Proteins encoded by one window of Emticicia oligotrophica DSM 17448:
- a CDS encoding TonB-dependent receptor, with protein MSQKVAFWAVLSLCYTQVCAQIDDDIVITKDRKIELPPANRVFEKIPPVKTKPEDRQMKYAFFDRKPKGIEEVKFNPTVVAPDGGKKKEEEDKYNNYISLGAGNFGRIFGEVYINPAQDRKMIFGVHALHNSTSRGPIDDKNSANMYDKAELSGKYLADKFQINSGFSYNRDQYYFYGYKRPRAEFDRKDIRQILNTVNFNVGFENIAPNPRVDYSLKTNIRSLKDNYAAQETDWTTTFNAYFPIIDEKFVAVIDADANMAQRSDGEVDKRNLFRVEPSFKLNLNSFSASIGYKAVNEFDEVKKINRTTGYPTVVITYKLPNLIYIFAGYGGDIVRNTLGSFLAENPFLMPKTKLLNTEKLQEYHIGGKGDIGSGFSFNFKGSMGYYKNLYYFNNYAPKVNEIKADTAKFAVLYDSLKTQFVNVSAQLNYQPAQIWRTYLRTDINHYQRRSYEKPFHRPLVTVKWGNTFIVSDRLIANLDVAYIGKTFAKNPTTNELVTNKAIIDMNAEFDYLFGKQFTAFVKLNNILGKKYERYLYYPQQGLNFLVGVNFSF; from the coding sequence TTGTCTCAAAAGGTAGCATTTTGGGCAGTATTATCTTTGTGTTACACTCAAGTTTGTGCACAAATTGATGATGACATAGTTATCACGAAAGACCGTAAGATTGAACTTCCTCCTGCTAACAGAGTATTCGAGAAAATACCTCCAGTAAAAACAAAACCTGAAGACCGACAAATGAAATACGCTTTCTTTGATAGAAAGCCTAAAGGTATTGAAGAAGTAAAGTTCAATCCAACAGTTGTTGCTCCTGATGGTGGAAAGAAAAAGGAAGAAGAAGATAAATACAACAATTATATAAGTTTAGGGGCAGGTAATTTTGGGCGAATTTTTGGTGAAGTCTATATTAATCCAGCCCAGGATAGAAAAATGATTTTTGGAGTACATGCTTTGCATAATTCTACATCACGAGGACCAATAGACGATAAAAATTCAGCCAATATGTATGACAAGGCCGAATTAAGTGGTAAATATTTGGCTGATAAATTTCAAATTAATAGCGGATTTTCATACAATAGAGACCAATATTATTTCTACGGTTATAAACGTCCGAGAGCTGAATTTGATAGAAAAGATATTCGTCAAATTTTAAATACAGTCAATTTTAATGTTGGATTCGAAAATATTGCACCAAATCCAAGGGTAGATTATTCTTTAAAAACAAATATTCGCTCTTTAAAAGATAATTATGCCGCACAAGAAACAGATTGGACTACAACTTTTAATGCCTATTTTCCTATAATAGATGAGAAATTTGTGGCTGTTATTGACGCGGATGCAAATATGGCACAAAGAAGTGATGGTGAAGTAGATAAGCGTAATTTGTTTAGAGTTGAACCTTCATTCAAACTTAATCTTAACAGTTTTAGTGCAAGTATTGGATACAAAGCAGTAAATGAATTTGATGAAGTTAAGAAAATCAATCGTACAACTGGATATCCTACTGTTGTGATTACCTATAAACTACCAAATCTTATTTATATTTTCGCAGGATATGGTGGAGACATTGTAAGAAATACTTTAGGAAGTTTTCTTGCAGAAAATCCCTTCTTGATGCCCAAAACAAAATTACTGAATACTGAAAAATTGCAAGAGTATCATATTGGTGGTAAAGGAGACATTGGCTCAGGCTTTAGTTTTAACTTCAAAGGTTCAATGGGTTATTACAAAAATCTATATTATTTTAATAATTATGCACCAAAAGTAAATGAAATCAAGGCTGATACTGCCAAATTTGCTGTTTTGTATGATAGTTTAAAAACTCAGTTTGTAAACGTAAGTGCTCAATTAAATTATCAACCAGCTCAAATTTGGAGAACCTATTTACGAACTGATATTAATCATTATCAACGTAGAAGTTATGAGAAACCATTTCATCGTCCATTAGTTACGGTTAAGTGGGGAAATACTTTTATAGTTTCTGACCGTTTAATTGCCAACCTTGATGTTGCTTATATAGGTAAAACTTTTGCTAAAAATCCAACTACCAATGAACTTGTTACCAACAAAGCAATCATTGATATGAATGCCGAGTTTGATTACTTATTTGGTAAACAATTTACTGCTTTTGTAAAATTGAATAATATTTTGGGAAAAAAATATGAAAGATATTTGTATTATCCACAACAAGGATTGAATTTTCTTGTAGGAGTCAATTTTTCGTTTTAA
- a CDS encoding HU domain-containing protein, whose translation MRPVADHIRTLLYEHDYVTVPNFGAFIANYLPSSFNEISGSLMPPQKRIAFNEVLKQDDGLLATHISRRESVTIDDAKRIIRYFVTEVKDLLATEKNYTIDRVGSFILNEENNLVFEPDRKHNFYSESFGFDSLFPRHISSEKYSLTQNFNEESEDLALHQNSYSSTAIKKYSKWTYALYSIPILLLSGGLFIVLFAGPKSSNTSAKSSFNPLDYIPKQEEVIQKSISKQIADETEIVKPNFGNQPISNKVETNVIQPAPVETSVKVVEKVIEAKAESITNTSKSSNEFTAPTINNSLKRYLVVSGVFKSAENVEKLQVVLQKNGFSPKVVKVGDLSKVIAAEVSTMEEAKLLAERHIKIVGEKPAIIKGN comes from the coding sequence ATGAGACCAGTTGCTGACCATATACGTACCTTACTATACGAACACGACTATGTGACCGTACCAAACTTTGGAGCTTTTATCGCAAATTATTTGCCTTCAAGTTTCAATGAAATTAGTGGTTCTTTAATGCCACCTCAAAAAAGAATTGCATTTAATGAAGTGCTAAAACAAGATGATGGCTTGTTAGCTACGCATATTTCAAGACGCGAAAGTGTAACTATTGACGACGCTAAAAGAATCATCAGATATTTTGTTACAGAGGTTAAGGATTTACTGGCTACAGAAAAAAATTATACCATTGATAGAGTCGGTAGTTTCATTTTAAATGAAGAAAACAACTTAGTTTTTGAACCAGACAGAAAACATAATTTTTATAGTGAAAGCTTTGGATTTGACAGCCTGTTCCCGCGTCATATTTCCAGTGAAAAATATTCTTTAACTCAAAACTTTAATGAAGAAAGTGAAGATTTGGCATTACATCAAAACTCATATTCTTCTACTGCAATCAAAAAGTATTCAAAGTGGACCTACGCACTTTATTCAATACCGATTTTGTTATTATCGGGTGGATTGTTTATCGTTTTGTTTGCTGGTCCTAAATCTAGTAACACTTCTGCCAAAAGTAGTTTTAATCCTCTAGATTATATCCCTAAACAGGAAGAGGTCATACAAAAATCTATCTCAAAACAGATTGCTGATGAAACTGAAATTGTAAAACCTAATTTTGGTAATCAACCCATTAGCAACAAAGTTGAAACTAATGTTATCCAACCAGCTCCTGTAGAAACTTCAGTTAAGGTTGTAGAAAAAGTTATTGAGGCAAAAGCAGAATCAATTACAAATACTTCTAAGTCATCTAATGAGTTTACTGCTCCAACAATAAATAATTCTTTGAAGCGTTATTTGGTTGTTTCAGGTGTATTTAAAAGTGCTGAAAATGTTGAGAAATTACAGGTAGTTCTTCAAAAAAATGGTTTTTCGCCTAAAGTTGTTAAAGTAGGTGACCTCTCGAAGGTTATAGCTGCTGAGGTTTCTACAATGGAAGAAGCGAAATTACTTGCAGAAAGACACATTAAAATTGTAGGTGAAAAACCCGCAATTATTAAGGGAAATTAA
- a CDS encoding bifunctional folylpolyglutamate synthase/dihydrofolate synthase: protein MTYQETIEYLYSMLPVFHRDGEKAFKGSLHNILELCEHLGNPQNKFKSIHIGGTNGKGSTSHYLAAILQSAGYKTALYTSPHLKDYSERFRINGISIDKANIISFIESNKSIIELIRPSFFELSVALAFDYFAKEQVDIAVIEVGLGGRLDSTNIITPILSVITNIGFDHVNILGNTLPQIAFEKAGIIKKNVPVVISEYHPETALVFKKKAFEESAPIIFSSDNIKVIDKEINSTMLLVDVFYKNELLYSNLESELIGKYQLKNIAGVIQSIFELRKIGLKISDDELLRGISNVVKITSLKGRWQILSDAPLMICDTAHNEHGLSIVLDQIEKLKVSKKYFILGFVKDKNVDEILGMFPKEAEYIFCQAETPRSLASEDLIKIANKHQLSGYSILNVNEAIEIVKKKATNEDLIYIGGSTFVVAEILNL from the coding sequence ATGACTTATCAAGAAACAATAGAATATTTATATTCAATGCTACCCGTATTTCATCGAGATGGTGAAAAGGCATTTAAGGGCAGTTTACACAACATTTTGGAGTTATGTGAACATTTGGGAAATCCACAAAATAAGTTCAAATCAATTCACATTGGCGGTACAAATGGTAAAGGTAGTACCTCTCATTATTTAGCAGCGATTTTACAAAGTGCTGGATATAAAACGGCATTGTACACATCACCACATTTAAAAGATTATTCAGAAAGATTCAGAATAAATGGTATATCAATTGATAAAGCGAATATAATTTCATTCATTGAATCAAATAAATCTATTATTGAATTAATTAGACCATCATTTTTTGAATTAAGCGTAGCACTTGCATTCGATTATTTTGCCAAAGAACAAGTTGATATTGCTGTAATTGAAGTTGGCTTAGGCGGAAGATTGGATTCAACAAATATTATCACTCCAATATTGAGTGTTATCACAAATATTGGTTTTGACCATGTAAACATACTTGGAAATACTTTACCACAGATTGCTTTTGAAAAAGCTGGAATAATTAAAAAAAATGTTCCAGTTGTTATTTCTGAATATCATCCTGAAACAGCACTTGTTTTTAAAAAGAAAGCTTTTGAAGAATCAGCTCCAATAATATTTTCTTCTGATAATATTAAAGTGATAGATAAAGAAATAAATTCAACTATGTTATTAGTTGATGTTTTTTATAAGAATGAGCTTTTATATTCAAATCTTGAATCAGAGTTAATTGGGAAATATCAATTAAAAAATATTGCTGGTGTTATTCAAAGTATTTTTGAGTTAAGAAAAATTGGTCTTAAAATTTCTGATGATGAATTATTAAGAGGTATTTCAAATGTTGTTAAAATCACATCTTTAAAGGGGCGTTGGCAGATTCTTTCTGATGCTCCTCTGATGATTTGTGATACTGCTCATAATGAGCATGGCTTATCAATTGTACTGGATCAAATTGAAAAGTTAAAAGTTTCTAAAAAATATTTCATATTGGGTTTTGTCAAGGATAAGAATGTGGATGAAATTTTGGGAATGTTTCCTAAAGAGGCTGAATATATCTTTTGTCAGGCTGAAACCCCTCGTTCACTGGCCTCTGAGGATTTAATAAAAATCGCTAACAAACATCAATTATCAGGATATTCGATTCTCAATGTAAACGAAGCCATTGAAATAGTAAAGAAAAAAGCAACAAATGAAGATTTAATTTATATTGGAGGCAGTACTTTTGTTGTTGCTGAAATTTTAAATCTATAA
- the trmB gene encoding tRNA (guanosine(46)-N7)-methyltransferase TrmB: MARHKLSRFQYNAASENVVERGKEFYTTIKGKWRESFFKNDNPIVLELACGKGEYTTGLAKEFPNKNFIGIDIKGDRIARGSKRAIDMGLTNVAFLRTSMAYLEEFFEENEVNEIWLIHPDPQPRDKEERKRLTNNRYLSLYKKILKNEGDFYFKTDNFPLFEYSLVTIPAAGFEIQRQTIDLYNSPFLAEHYGIETHYERLFVAKGYKINYLVAKNIK; the protein is encoded by the coding sequence GTGGCAAGACATAAACTATCAAGATTTCAATATAATGCTGCATCAGAAAATGTAGTGGAACGTGGTAAAGAATTTTATACAACCATTAAAGGAAAATGGAGAGAAAGTTTTTTTAAAAATGATAATCCAATAGTATTAGAATTGGCTTGCGGAAAAGGTGAATATACTACTGGTTTAGCGAAAGAATTTCCAAATAAGAATTTTATTGGTATTGATATTAAAGGTGATAGAATAGCTCGTGGAAGTAAGCGTGCAATTGACATGGGGCTTACTAATGTGGCATTTTTGCGTACATCAATGGCGTATTTGGAGGAATTCTTTGAAGAAAATGAAGTAAATGAAATTTGGCTAATACACCCTGACCCTCAGCCTCGTGATAAAGAAGAAAGAAAAAGGCTAACAAATAATAGATATTTAAGTCTCTATAAGAAAATTTTAAAAAATGAGGGTGATTTTTACTTTAAAACAGATAATTTCCCTCTTTTTGAGTATTCGTTGGTTACGATTCCCGCAGCTGGTTTTGAGATACAAAGACAAACAATCGACCTTTATAACTCTCCTTTTTTAGCAGAGCATTACGGTATAGAAACGCACTATGAACGATTATTCGTTGCTAAAGGATATAAAATAAATTATTTGGTAGCTAAAAACATTAAATAA
- the gap gene encoding type I glyceraldehyde-3-phosphate dehydrogenase — translation MSKVKVAINGFGRIGKLAYRQIYNMEGIDVVAINDLTSPSTLAHLLKYDSAQGRFNAEVTSTDNSIIVNGNEIKIYAQKNPADIPWGQHDVDVVLECTGFFTDKDKAAAHLTAGAKRVVISAPATGDLKTIVYNVNHSILDGSETIISCASCTTNCLAPMAKALNDNFGIIVGSMTTVHAYTNDQNTLDAPHGKGDLRRARAAAANIIPNSTGAAKAIGLVLPELKGKLDGGAQRVPTITGSLTELTCIVEKTVTTDEVNNAMKAASTESFGYNTDEIVSSDIIGTTYGSLFDATQTKVVSVGDKQLVKVVSWYDNEMSYVSQLVRTVKYFAQLISK, via the coding sequence ATGTCAAAAGTTAAAGTAGCAATTAATGGATTCGGACGTATTGGTAAATTAGCCTATCGTCAAATTTATAACATGGAAGGAATTGATGTAGTAGCAATCAATGACTTAACAAGTCCTTCAACATTAGCACACTTACTTAAGTATGATAGTGCACAAGGTAGATTTAATGCCGAAGTAACATCAACTGATAATAGTATCATTGTAAATGGCAATGAGATTAAAATTTACGCTCAAAAGAACCCAGCAGATATTCCTTGGGGACAGCACGATGTTGATGTAGTTTTAGAATGTACGGGTTTCTTTACCGACAAAGACAAAGCTGCTGCACACTTAACTGCTGGTGCGAAACGTGTAGTAATTAGTGCTCCTGCAACAGGTGACCTTAAAACTATTGTTTATAATGTAAACCATAGCATTCTTGATGGTAGCGAAACAATTATTAGTTGTGCAAGCTGTACGACTAACTGTCTAGCTCCAATGGCGAAAGCTTTAAATGATAATTTTGGAATTATTGTTGGTAGCATGACAACTGTACACGCTTATACAAATGACCAAAATACACTAGATGCACCACATGGTAAAGGTGACTTAAGAAGAGCAAGAGCTGCTGCTGCAAATATTATTCCTAATAGTACGGGTGCTGCAAAAGCAATTGGCTTAGTATTACCTGAATTAAAAGGTAAATTAGATGGTGGTGCACAGCGTGTTCCTACTATCACTGGTAGCTTAACTGAATTAACTTGTATTGTTGAGAAAACTGTTACTACTGATGAAGTAAACAATGCAATGAAAGCTGCAAGTACTGAAAGTTTCGGCTATAATACTGATGAAATCGTAAGTTCTGATATTATTGGAACAACTTACGGTAGTTTATTTGATGCAACCCAAACTAAAGTAGTTTCTGTTGGAGATAAACAATTGGTAAAAGTTGTTAGCTGGTATGATAACGAAATGAGTTATGTAAGTCAATTAGTAAGAACTGTTAAGTATTTTGCCCAATTGATTTCAAAATAA
- a CDS encoding 2,3,4,5-tetrahydropyridine-2,6-dicarboxylate N-succinyltransferase yields the protein MNQREIVENAWLNREQLKEISTQETIREIVEMVDKGQLRVAEPTEDGNWKTNEWVKKAIILYFPMQQMSVQEVGIFEFHDKMKLKTGYEALGVRVVPPAVARYGAYLAKGVIMMPSYVNIGAYVDSGTMVDTWATVGSCAQIGKDVHLSGGVGIGGVLEPPQASPVIIEDGAFIGSRCIVVEGARVGKRAVLGAGVTITGSSKIIDVNTGQEYIGYVPENSVVIPGMLPKKYPAGEFGVPCALIIGQRKASTDLKTSLNEALRENNVSV from the coding sequence ATGAATCAAAGAGAAATAGTAGAAAACGCTTGGTTAAACAGAGAACAATTAAAGGAAATTTCCACCCAAGAAACTATCAGAGAAATAGTTGAAATGGTTGATAAAGGGCAATTAAGAGTCGCTGAACCAACAGAAGATGGAAACTGGAAAACTAATGAATGGGTAAAAAAAGCTATTATCCTCTACTTCCCAATGCAACAAATGTCGGTTCAAGAAGTGGGAATTTTTGAATTTCATGACAAAATGAAGCTTAAAACTGGTTATGAAGCACTGGGCGTACGTGTAGTACCTCCTGCAGTTGCTCGTTATGGTGCATATTTAGCTAAAGGAGTAATCATGATGCCTTCATACGTGAACATTGGTGCTTATGTTGACAGTGGAACTATGGTTGATACGTGGGCTACAGTTGGAAGTTGTGCTCAAATTGGCAAAGATGTTCACTTAAGTGGGGGAGTAGGTATTGGAGGTGTTCTCGAGCCACCTCAAGCATCACCAGTTATCATTGAAGATGGGGCATTTATTGGTTCAAGATGTATTGTGGTTGAAGGTGCTAGAGTAGGAAAAAGAGCGGTTTTAGGAGCAGGAGTTACTATTACTGGTAGTTCTAAAATCATAGATGTAAACACTGGACAAGAATACATTGGTTATGTGCCTGAAAACTCAGTAGTTATTCCAGGAATGCTTCCAAAAAAATATCCAGCTGGAGAATTTGGCGTTCCTTGTGCACTAATCATTGGCCAACGTAAAGCAAGTACAGATTTGAAAACATCCTTAAATGAGGCATTACGTGAAAATAATGTTTCAGTTTAA
- a CDS encoding chloride channel protein: MLKDIREAFRHLFRSILVVFPMAVVTGSLVALFLFLLDKATLFRWQNKWIIYLLPLIGILITQIYQVIGKGSEAGNNLIIDEINEESTKGVPLRMTPLIILTTVLTHLFGGSAGREGTAVQIGGSLAAFSNKIFKFKLIEKRLLVMAGVAAGFSAVFGTPIAATVFALEILFVGRIRFDALLTCLFASIVSNSVCLLYGITHTHYSIASNPLISIHQIDLLFLLKVILAGIAFGIASQIFVTFSELLKNSTKKYIQKKWLIPVIGGGMVLFISFLLNTDDYLGLSVISEKANGISIVSAFKANGVDELSWFWKLILTAITLSMGFKGGEVTPLFFIGAALGNTLGMFLGCPVDLFAGLGFISVFAAATNTPLASMLLGVELFGGEFLPFFAISCIIAYYFSGSKGIYHSQKNEASKWPKI, translated from the coding sequence ATGCTTAAAGACATACGAGAAGCATTCAGGCATCTATTCAGGAGTATATTAGTAGTTTTCCCAATGGCAGTAGTTACAGGGTCGTTAGTGGCATTATTCTTATTTCTTTTAGATAAAGCAACCCTTTTTAGATGGCAAAACAAATGGATTATTTATTTACTGCCACTTATAGGTATATTGATAACACAAATTTATCAGGTAATTGGTAAAGGCTCTGAGGCAGGCAATAACTTAATTATTGATGAAATCAACGAAGAATCAACAAAAGGTGTACCTCTTAGAATGACGCCATTGATAATTTTAACTACTGTACTTACGCACTTATTTGGAGGTTCTGCTGGACGTGAAGGTACTGCTGTTCAAATTGGAGGAAGTTTAGCTGCTTTCTCAAACAAGATTTTTAAGTTTAAATTGATTGAAAAAAGGCTACTTGTAATGGCTGGAGTTGCTGCTGGTTTTAGTGCAGTGTTTGGTACGCCAATCGCAGCCACTGTTTTTGCTTTAGAAATACTTTTTGTTGGACGAATCAGATTTGATGCTCTTTTAACCTGTTTGTTTGCCTCAATTGTTTCTAATAGTGTTTGTTTATTGTATGGAATTACGCATACACATTACTCAATTGCATCTAATCCTCTTATATCAATTCATCAAATAGATTTGTTATTTCTTTTGAAAGTGATTTTAGCAGGAATTGCATTTGGCATTGCCTCGCAAATTTTTGTGACATTTTCAGAATTGCTAAAAAATTCAACCAAAAAATACATTCAAAAAAAATGGTTAATTCCTGTAATTGGAGGAGGAATGGTATTATTTATTAGCTTTTTGCTCAACACTGATGACTATTTAGGATTGAGTGTAATAAGCGAAAAAGCTAATGGTATCAGTATCGTTTCTGCTTTTAAAGCCAATGGCGTAGATGAATTGAGTTGGTTCTGGAAATTAATTTTAACAGCTATTACGCTCAGTATGGGTTTCAAAGGTGGTGAAGTAACTCCATTATTTTTTATAGGTGCTGCTTTAGGAAATACTTTAGGAATGTTTTTGGGTTGTCCAGTTGACTTATTTGCTGGCCTAGGTTTTATTTCAGTGTTTGCAGCTGCAACCAATACACCATTGGCAAGTATGTTGTTAGGTGTAGAGCTATTTGGAGGAGAATTTCTACCTTTTTTCGCGATTTCCTGCATTATAGCCTATTATTTTAGTGGTAGTAAGGGAATTTATCATTCCCAAAAAAATGAAGCCTCAAAATGGCCAAAAATATAG
- a CDS encoding helix-turn-helix transcriptional regulator, protein MNLNEKIRRFISERDLTSTKFADEIGVPRPSISHILSDRNKPSLEIVQKMYRRYPELGFNWFLEEEEASSQNVMQPTINQSVTGTKRTEYVPRELSERKSSEQISTQANLNSNILSNFGHGSIARIMVVFTDGTIQEFKTSN, encoded by the coding sequence ATGAACCTCAACGAAAAAATTAGACGCTTTATTAGTGAAAGGGATTTAACCTCAACAAAATTTGCTGATGAGATTGGCGTACCTCGTCCAAGTATTTCACACATTTTATCTGATAGAAACAAGCCAAGTCTTGAAATTGTACAAAAAATGTATCGCAGATACCCAGAATTAGGTTTCAACTGGTTTTTGGAAGAAGAAGAAGCAAGCAGCCAAAATGTCATGCAACCGACTATTAATCAATCAGTTACAGGAACTAAACGTACGGAGTATGTTCCACGAGAATTGAGTGAAAGAAAATCATCTGAACAAATATCAACACAAGCAAATCTGAACTCAAACATTTTATCAAATTTCGGACACGGAAGCATTGCTCGAATAATGGTTGTCTTCACCGATGGAACAATCCAAGAATTTAAGACGAGTAACTAA
- a CDS encoding TonB-dependent receptor, whose product MQNPSSIAIKCLKRATNIAAKISNHLLVCGIFLSGSIKTFAQNAEPDCEDCKKLNEVSVYSFSPEKFMTGYKIQKIDSINLARFQYQTLADFLQFQAPLALKSYGSGQLTTIAFRGTSANHTAVLWNGLNINSPTVGLSDLSTIPMMGFDQMAIQYGSSASCVGTDAVGGSILLNSAPKWQNRGINSVIGTQFGSFRSGNLNSGIRMNKPFKRFEYSNKTLIYGGISRNFNGENPNTDAIRTDRKGREYSVEPSKTTQKGFVHDSYIRFITNKKSDYKLIYFNSWITDNKLTIQPTVLTYREITQTQAYRFILGSQLNNTSIKLGFIRDILDYGKGDFTSPSHASTDRYIFRVEHDFFNHNQSNFSVRIGSEIVHFATQVDGYGPQIIQENRGDGYVLIRKAFKVQKQPNKLIATLNLRQALSSVYKAPFTPALGINYSAITSENQQINLLGNIAQSYRLPTLNERYWQVLGNPNIQPEKGFNKEIGIEHKLMFNQYLNLYTTINAFHNLIDNWTYWNPAKNYRVENLQQVLSKGLEFSSSLKFNNYLAFQTSGITLAYSLTHASQQKVYDIYAQDLVGKQLIYVPRHSITMNTYYGSKKWNVSLQGLFNSARYFTFDHSGEPFPPYFILNSTFSHQIKVGPQKGNFILQANNLTNTVYPNVKRNAMPGINFQAALVFSISQ is encoded by the coding sequence ATGCAAAACCCATCGAGCATTGCTATTAAATGCCTAAAAAGAGCGACAAATATTGCCGCAAAAATTAGCAATCATTTGCTTGTTTGTGGTATATTTTTAAGCGGCTCAATCAAGACGTTTGCCCAAAATGCAGAACCAGATTGCGAAGACTGTAAGAAGTTGAATGAGGTAAGTGTGTATAGCTTTAGTCCTGAAAAATTTATGACTGGCTACAAAATCCAAAAAATTGATTCTATCAATTTAGCTAGATTTCAATACCAAACTTTAGCAGATTTTTTACAATTCCAAGCCCCTTTAGCATTAAAATCTTATGGGTCTGGACAGCTTACAACCATTGCTTTTAGAGGCACTTCTGCCAACCATACCGCTGTACTTTGGAATGGTTTAAATATTAATTCTCCAACAGTTGGACTTTCTGATTTATCTACAATTCCAATGATGGGATTTGACCAAATGGCCATCCAATATGGTTCATCTGCAAGTTGTGTTGGTACTGATGCAGTAGGGGGAAGTATCCTCCTCAATTCAGCCCCAAAATGGCAAAATAGAGGTATAAATTCAGTTATTGGCACTCAATTTGGAAGCTTTAGAAGTGGAAATTTAAATTCTGGAATTCGGATGAATAAGCCATTTAAACGATTTGAATATAGCAATAAAACACTTATTTACGGAGGAATTAGCAGAAATTTCAATGGAGAAAATCCTAATACTGATGCTATCAGAACAGATAGAAAGGGGCGAGAATATAGTGTAGAACCTTCTAAAACTACACAAAAAGGATTCGTACATGATTCATATATCAGATTTATTACGAATAAAAAGAGCGATTACAAGCTAATTTACTTTAATTCTTGGATAACTGATAATAAACTTACAATTCAACCAACTGTACTGACTTATAGGGAAATTACTCAGACACAAGCTTACCGTTTTATTTTGGGAAGTCAGCTAAATAATACTTCTATCAAACTAGGCTTTATTCGTGATATACTTGACTACGGAAAGGGAGATTTTACTTCACCAAGCCACGCATCAACAGATAGATATATTTTTAGAGTTGAACATGATTTTTTCAACCACAATCAATCAAATTTTTCGGTTAGAATAGGCAGTGAAATTGTGCATTTTGCTACTCAAGTTGATGGTTATGGCCCACAAATTATTCAAGAAAATAGAGGTGATGGATATGTCTTAATTAGGAAGGCATTTAAAGTTCAAAAACAACCCAATAAACTCATTGCGACCCTAAATTTAAGACAAGCACTATCATCTGTTTACAAAGCACCTTTTACGCCCGCATTAGGCATCAATTACAGTGCTATCACAAGCGAAAATCAACAAATAAATTTGTTGGGTAATATTGCTCAAAGCTATCGTTTACCAACCCTCAATGAGCGTTATTGGCAAGTCTTAGGAAACCCAAATATTCAACCCGAAAAAGGTTTCAATAAGGAGATTGGAATTGAACATAAATTGATGTTTAATCAATACCTAAATCTTTACACAACTATAAATGCTTTTCATAATTTAATTGATAATTGGACATACTGGAATCCTGCTAAAAATTACCGTGTGGAAAACCTTCAACAAGTTTTGAGTAAAGGTTTGGAGTTTTCATCTTCTTTAAAATTTAATAATTACCTTGCATTCCAGACCTCAGGTATTACATTAGCCTATTCACTCACTCATGCATCTCAACAGAAGGTCTATGATATTTATGCACAAGATTTAGTTGGAAAGCAGCTAATATATGTCCCACGTCATTCAATTACCATGAACACCTATTATGGCAGCAAGAAATGGAATGTGAGTTTACAAGGCCTTTTCAACTCAGCTCGATATTTTACTTTTGACCATTCGGGAGAGCCTTTTCCGCCTTACTTTATCCTCAACTCAACATTTAGCCATCAAATTAAAGTTGGACCTCAGAAGGGTAATTTTATTTTACAGGCAAATAACCTCACAAATACCGTTTACCCTAATGTAAAACGCAATGCTATGCCAGGAATCAATTTTCAGGCAGCACTTGTATTTTCAATAAGTCAATAA